CTGTTTTAGAGCATCGATTAAAAAAATTCAGGGAGAATAATAAGTGAAACCGAACGAAATAGATTTTGACAATTTGACTTTCAGTTTTACTAGAACTCGATCTATGTACGTAGCAAAATGCGATTTAGGTGGTGAGTGGAAAAATGGGAAAATAATTCCTTTTGAAAATTTGAGCCTGTCTCCTGCT
The sequence above is a segment of the Candidatus Poseidoniia archaeon genome. Coding sequences within it:
- a CDS encoding branched chain amino acid aminotransferase, with translation MKPNEIDFDNLTFSFTRTRSMYVAKCDLGGEWKNGKIIPFENLSLSPAAGVLNYGQGLFEGMKAYKWDDGRIAMFRPEMNAKRAAD